One Streptomyces lincolnensis genomic region harbors:
- a CDS encoding DUF2269 domain-containing protein, with protein MKLSRPARRAFLVVHVAASASWLGLTLGLLALGVTAATTGSAVTVDASVRAMQLFADWLLLPVAFLTLLSGVVLSLGTPWGLARHRWVWTKFWLTLATITATVFALRPGVNSAVAAVAASGPLPDAGDVLFGPVVSLSAYVFMTVISVLKPWGPTRRGRRLRESARGPAGRAAADDRPLASR; from the coding sequence GTGAAACTCAGCCGACCCGCACGCCGGGCCTTCCTTGTCGTCCATGTCGCCGCCTCCGCGAGCTGGCTCGGGCTCACGCTCGGGCTGCTCGCCCTCGGGGTCACCGCGGCCACCACCGGCTCCGCGGTGACCGTCGATGCCTCCGTCCGGGCCATGCAGCTGTTCGCCGACTGGCTCCTGCTGCCCGTCGCGTTCCTCACGCTGCTCAGCGGTGTCGTGCTGTCCCTGGGCACGCCGTGGGGGCTGGCGCGGCACCGATGGGTCTGGACGAAGTTCTGGCTGACCCTCGCCACCATCACCGCCACGGTCTTCGCCCTGCGTCCCGGAGTGAACTCCGCGGTCGCGGCCGTCGCCGCGAGCGGGCCGCTGCCCGACGCCGGTGACGTGCTGTTCGGGCCCGTCGTCTCGCTGTCCGCCTACGTGTTCATGACCGTCATCTCGGTCCTCAAGCCGTGGGGACCGACCCGGCGCGGCCGCAGGCTGCGCGAGTCGGCGCGAGGGCCCGCGGGCCGTGCCGCCGCCGACGACCGCCCGCTGGCCTCTCGGTGA
- a CDS encoding amino acid ABC transporter permease, whose amino-acid sequence MSGLFQVPWSDYRSDLLDALGRTVSYTAVSFAGAVLLGLAVALLRLSKAWPARAVAAVYTEVFKNVPLLAIIFLTYFGLASAGIRLDVFTAGCLSLVVFYAAYLSEIFRSAISGVHAGQTEAGEALGIGKVGIFGHVVLPQAVRQALPGTNTMLVDLLKSTSLLVTVSAAELMSEGRLITSATFRALEVYLVISAIYFALCYPLSQLLLLLERKVRAGVPLSPWRRRRVRAARALLAADLSGDTKTGSGFRTDPERKEAAV is encoded by the coding sequence ATGTCCGGTCTCTTCCAAGTCCCCTGGTCCGACTACCGGTCCGACCTGCTCGACGCCCTCGGGCGCACCGTCTCCTACACCGCCGTCAGCTTCGCCGGCGCGGTCCTGCTCGGACTGGCGGTGGCGCTGCTGCGGCTGAGCAAGGCATGGCCCGCGCGGGCGGTGGCCGCCGTCTACACCGAGGTCTTCAAGAACGTCCCCCTCCTCGCCATCATCTTCCTGACCTACTTCGGCCTGGCCTCGGCCGGGATCCGGCTGGACGTGTTCACGGCCGGCTGCCTCAGCCTCGTCGTCTTCTACGCCGCCTACCTCTCCGAGATCTTCCGCTCCGCGATCAGCGGGGTGCACGCGGGACAGACGGAGGCGGGCGAGGCCCTGGGCATCGGCAAGGTGGGCATCTTCGGCCACGTCGTCCTGCCCCAGGCCGTCCGGCAGGCGCTGCCCGGCACCAACACCATGCTCGTCGACCTGCTGAAGTCCACCTCGCTGCTGGTCACCGTCTCCGCCGCCGAGCTGATGTCCGAAGGGCGGCTCATCACCTCGGCCACCTTCCGGGCACTGGAGGTCTATCTGGTCATCTCGGCGATCTACTTCGCGCTGTGCTACCCGCTCTCCCAACTCCTCCTGCTGCTGGAGCGCAAGGTGCGGGCCGGAGTGCCGCTGTCCCCGTGGCGCCGGCGCCGGGTGCGGGCCGCCCGCGCCCTGCTCGCGGCCGACCTCAGCGGTGACACCAAGACGGGCAGCGGCTTCAGGACGGACCCCGAGCGGAAGGAGGCGGCGGTATGA
- a CDS encoding CdaR family transcriptional regulator, whose translation MLSPSLAQEIAGDTSAVIGFNVLITDAEGMVIGSGDSSRVGTFHEASVEVVRTQEAATHSAPEAQRLRGVRPGVTLPLVTDGRAVGTVGITGTPAQVRRFGLLVKRQTEILLRESVMLRSRLLSERAAEKLLADIAAYDPQVVEGDFLLFRAAELGFDLRLRRVAVAFEVTVPDPAARRRGAPTQDMALIRSELLRSVREVFADPQDIVAGTAPGWIGVLHRLPARRPTTALVADCRRAADVIAAQDGLTARVGIGEPAASVSGLHDSYQDACDALRLGARSTDDSPVHLITDLRVHQVVAAVGQSARRRLLDLTAAELRAQPDWPALRDTVTAWCENGFSLVRASAALHIHRNTVVYRMQKIEQITGRPMRDHRATMALYLACLADRLGGG comes from the coding sequence GTGCTGAGCCCGTCACTCGCGCAGGAGATCGCCGGGGACACCTCCGCCGTCATCGGCTTCAACGTGCTGATCACCGACGCGGAGGGCATGGTCATCGGCAGCGGGGACAGCAGCCGGGTCGGGACCTTCCACGAGGCCTCCGTCGAGGTCGTCCGCACCCAGGAGGCCGCCACCCACAGCGCCCCGGAGGCCCAGCGGCTGCGCGGGGTGCGCCCCGGGGTCACGCTGCCGCTGGTCACCGACGGCCGCGCGGTGGGGACCGTCGGGATCACCGGTACGCCCGCCCAGGTACGCCGTTTCGGCCTGCTGGTCAAACGCCAGACGGAGATCCTGCTCCGGGAGTCCGTCATGCTGCGCTCCCGGCTGCTCTCGGAGCGGGCCGCGGAGAAGCTGCTGGCCGACATCGCCGCCTACGACCCGCAGGTCGTCGAGGGCGATTTCCTGCTGTTCCGGGCCGCCGAACTCGGTTTCGACCTGCGGCTGCGGCGGGTCGCGGTGGCCTTCGAGGTGACCGTGCCCGACCCGGCCGCGCGTCGGCGGGGAGCGCCCACGCAGGACATGGCCCTGATCCGTTCGGAGCTGCTGCGCAGTGTCCGCGAGGTCTTCGCCGACCCCCAGGACATCGTGGCCGGCACGGCCCCGGGCTGGATCGGCGTCCTGCACCGGCTCCCGGCCCGTCGCCCCACCACCGCCCTGGTCGCCGACTGCCGCCGGGCCGCCGACGTCATCGCCGCGCAGGACGGGCTCACCGCCCGCGTCGGCATCGGCGAGCCGGCCGCCTCCGTGAGCGGTCTGCACGACTCCTACCAGGACGCCTGTGACGCGCTGCGGCTGGGCGCCCGGTCGACCGACGACTCCCCCGTGCACCTCATCACCGACCTGCGGGTCCACCAGGTCGTCGCGGCGGTGGGCCAGTCCGCCCGCAGGCGGCTCCTCGACCTCACGGCCGCGGAACTGCGCGCCCAGCCGGACTGGCCGGCCCTCCGCGACACGGTCACCGCGTGGTGCGAGAACGGCTTCAGCCTCGTCCGGGCCTCCGCCGCCCTGCACATCCACCGCAACACCGTCGTCTACCGCATGCAGAAGATCGAGCAGATCACCGGCCGCCCGATGCGCGACCACCGGGCCACCATGGCCCTGTACCTGGCGTGTCTGGCGGACCGGCTGGGCGGCGGGTGA
- a CDS encoding amino acid ABC transporter ATP-binding protein, with protein MTEPVITEKTTASADAPTPTEAVVRIEGLSKSFDGRLVLDDVHLEVARGRIVSVIGQSGGGKTTLMRCVNLLERPDRGTVEVAGEVVHEGGRTVCRDLPRLRRTVGMVFQRFNLFPHLTAVENIVLAQRKAGIGEQEALERAVALLRRVKVAHRGLAQPEQLSGGEQQRVAIARALALRPEVLLFDEPTSSLDPEATREVLSVMRELAADGMTMLLVTHELPFARDVSDHVVFVDGGRIVEEGHPRDVLDNPAQARTREFLSSYGTAS; from the coding sequence ATGACCGAGCCCGTCATCACGGAGAAGACAACCGCATCGGCCGATGCGCCGACGCCCACCGAGGCGGTCGTACGGATCGAGGGGCTCAGCAAGTCCTTCGACGGCCGGCTCGTCCTCGACGACGTGCACCTGGAGGTCGCCCGCGGCCGCATCGTCAGCGTCATCGGACAGAGCGGCGGCGGCAAAACGACTTTGATGCGCTGCGTCAACCTGCTGGAGCGCCCCGACCGCGGCACGGTCGAGGTCGCCGGCGAAGTGGTGCACGAGGGCGGCCGTACGGTCTGCCGCGACCTGCCCCGGCTGCGCCGCACCGTCGGCATGGTCTTCCAGCGGTTCAACCTGTTCCCGCATCTGACGGCCGTGGAGAACATCGTCCTCGCGCAGCGCAAGGCGGGCATCGGCGAACAGGAGGCGCTGGAGCGGGCCGTCGCGCTGCTGCGCCGGGTCAAAGTGGCCCACCGCGGCCTCGCCCAGCCCGAACAGCTCTCCGGCGGCGAACAGCAACGCGTCGCCATCGCCCGCGCCCTCGCCCTGCGGCCCGAGGTCCTGCTCTTCGACGAACCCACCTCCTCCCTGGACCCGGAGGCCACCCGGGAGGTGCTCAGCGTGATGCGCGAACTCGCCGCCGACGGTATGACGATGCTGCTGGTCACGCACGAACTGCCCTTCGCCCGGGACGTGTCCGACCACGTCGTCTTCGTCGACGGCGGCCGGATCGTCGAGGAGGGACACCCGCGGGACGTCCTCGACAACCCCGCCCAGGCCCGCACCCGTGAGTTCCTCTCCTCCTACGGGACGGCGTCATGA
- a CDS encoding NAD(P)/FAD-dependent oxidoreductase, whose amino-acid sequence MSAPVVVVGGGVVGLCTAYYLAEAGLEVEVVERRGLGSGASRGNAGWVCLSHSTPVPAPGVVRYALRSLGRPDSPLYLRPLPDPAFVRWLWRFWRSSTPAAFRHGYAAVAELNRTTFDLFDGLRAAGVETTLTRPGMVHAFLSPAEARHHLALQREMADGHYPLPDDVVTGDEARLLDGALSSGVRAAYLVEGEGVVDPEAFAVGLGEALAAAGVKVHENVEATGFRTSGGHVAALRTAQGEIPCSAVVVAAGMRSSALLGALGHPLPLQAGKGYSFSVDLDPAPRHTLYFGERRAVASPIGTTTRIGGTMELSGNNNRLDWRRIVAVALASRHYLGRWFDDPDDLVGLIRDPWVGGRPFLPDGLPVIDRVPGHDNAYAATGHGMLGVTLGPVTGHRLAEYVRTGHRPDTLAPFRYDRLRH is encoded by the coding sequence ATGAGTGCCCCCGTGGTGGTGGTCGGCGGCGGGGTGGTCGGACTGTGCACCGCCTACTACCTGGCCGAGGCGGGCCTGGAGGTCGAGGTCGTCGAACGGCGCGGCCTGGGCTCCGGGGCCTCCCGCGGCAACGCCGGCTGGGTCTGCCTCAGCCACTCGACGCCGGTTCCCGCGCCCGGCGTCGTCCGGTACGCGCTGCGCTCGCTGGGACGCCCGGACTCACCGCTGTATCTACGGCCCCTTCCCGACCCGGCGTTCGTGCGCTGGCTGTGGCGGTTCTGGCGCAGCAGCACACCGGCCGCCTTCCGGCACGGCTACGCCGCCGTCGCCGAACTCAACCGCACCACCTTCGACCTCTTCGACGGCCTGCGCGCGGCCGGCGTCGAGACCACCCTGACCCGCCCCGGCATGGTCCACGCCTTCCTGTCCCCGGCCGAGGCACGCCACCACCTCGCCCTGCAACGGGAGATGGCCGACGGCCACTATCCGCTGCCCGACGACGTGGTCACCGGGGACGAGGCCCGGCTGCTGGACGGCGCCCTGTCGTCCGGGGTGCGGGCGGCCTACCTCGTCGAGGGCGAGGGTGTGGTCGATCCGGAAGCCTTCGCCGTCGGGCTCGGCGAGGCACTGGCCGCCGCGGGCGTGAAGGTCCACGAGAACGTCGAGGCCACCGGGTTCCGCACCTCCGGCGGGCATGTCGCCGCGCTGCGCACCGCTCAGGGCGAGATCCCCTGCTCGGCCGTCGTCGTCGCGGCCGGCATGCGCTCCTCCGCTCTGCTCGGCGCCCTCGGACACCCGCTGCCGCTCCAGGCCGGCAAGGGCTACAGCTTCTCCGTGGACCTGGACCCGGCTCCCCGGCACACGCTGTACTTCGGCGAGCGCCGGGCCGTCGCCTCACCGATCGGCACCACCACACGCATCGGCGGCACCATGGAACTCAGCGGCAACAACAACCGCCTCGACTGGCGCCGCATCGTCGCCGTCGCCCTCGCCAGCCGGCACTACCTGGGCCGCTGGTTCGACGACCCCGATGACCTGGTCGGCCTGATCCGCGACCCCTGGGTCGGCGGACGCCCCTTCCTTCCCGACGGCCTTCCGGTCATCGACCGCGTCCCCGGTCACGACAACGCCTACGCCGCCACCGGCCACGGCATGCTCGGCGTCACCCTCGGCCCCGTCACCGGCCACCGCCTGGCCGAGTACGTCCGCACCGGCCACCGCCCCGACACCCTCGCCCCCTTCCGCTACGACCGACTGCGCCACTAG
- a CDS encoding substrate-binding periplasmic protein produces MSAILLLSSVAACGSDDEEAPKNVSARTAALGTLTPGVIKVAVQPYAPYTSVQDGKIVGLDGDILAAVSKKLGLRIEPEVTDFAGMLAGVQSRRVDITVGGVAWSAERQKQGLFTDPPYYSPPAMAVRSGKTYKTVDDLRNRDLGTVEGYVWVKSIQAVPGAKLHAYPDATGVFDDLGAGRVDVGFLDPLIIIAAQKERPELRISTEYLTPPTAAEVKAEPAYAYFQPYQTGFYLPKQATKLERAISGQIDAMYADGELKKLVEKYGGDPDQFLKPAADVATARRGVDRPQDWTPPSIAQ; encoded by the coding sequence TTGTCCGCGATCCTGCTGCTTTCCTCCGTCGCCGCCTGCGGTTCCGACGACGAGGAGGCCCCGAAGAACGTGTCCGCCAGGACCGCTGCCCTGGGCACGCTCACCCCCGGCGTCATCAAGGTGGCCGTCCAGCCGTACGCGCCCTACACCAGCGTCCAGGACGGAAAGATCGTCGGCCTGGACGGCGACATCCTCGCCGCCGTGTCCAAGAAGCTGGGGCTCCGGATCGAGCCCGAGGTCACCGACTTCGCCGGCATGCTCGCCGGGGTGCAGTCCCGCCGCGTGGACATCACCGTCGGCGGTGTCGCCTGGTCCGCCGAGCGGCAGAAACAGGGCCTGTTCACCGACCCGCCCTACTACTCGCCACCGGCGATGGCCGTCCGTAGCGGCAAGACGTACAAGACGGTCGACGATCTCAGGAACCGCGACCTCGGCACGGTCGAGGGCTATGTCTGGGTGAAGTCCATCCAGGCCGTACCCGGCGCGAAACTGCACGCCTACCCGGACGCCACCGGCGTTTTCGACGACCTCGGCGCGGGCCGTGTCGACGTCGGCTTCCTCGACCCGCTGATCATCATCGCGGCGCAGAAGGAACGTCCGGAGCTGAGGATCAGCACGGAGTACCTCACCCCGCCGACTGCCGCCGAGGTCAAGGCCGAGCCCGCCTACGCGTACTTCCAGCCGTACCAGACCGGCTTCTACCTCCCCAAGCAGGCCACCAAGCTGGAGCGGGCCATCTCCGGGCAGATCGACGCCATGTACGCGGACGGCGAGTTGAAGAAGCTCGTCGAGAAGTACGGCGGCGACCCCGACCAGTTCCTCAAGCCCGCCGCCGACGTCGCCACCGCGCGCCGCGGAGTGGACCGGCCGCAGGACTGGACGCCCCCGTCCATCGCACAGTGA
- a CDS encoding DUF6183 family protein, giving the protein MSELPDDASLKVYAATDPERLHDLARAADSARAIGKLSELLADQQSREATDWAIRLAERLGEEREPGVWRPVVRRIAWQLAQRPSIVHLKPQFEKHVPVSLDDPGTEVRACLLYEMALRFGLGRRHDEVYVAYGEALRILGHPLAWLPLGSLYFESRLRRGASMEGLMLGSRTPEQLRLAYPEPPPTDGGARAGRTARRVPDETRAAAATEAFAPLGQYEAAFYTLPEPLDPADFNAALLAELDAECLEAVTSDTITAVHTTADDLADDFFTAAFGGGLWTEPLHGAYARLLTWRSLYAVMDLDTGASHYDAVRLASDHRWLRFALSRYTANRWFHGDFTDAGFACLDPTRTRVAVIAVTETD; this is encoded by the coding sequence ATGTCCGAACTCCCCGACGACGCCTCGCTCAAGGTGTACGCGGCCACCGATCCCGAACGCCTCCACGACCTGGCACGGGCGGCCGACAGCGCCCGTGCCATCGGCAAGCTGTCCGAGTTGCTGGCCGACCAGCAGTCGCGGGAGGCCACCGACTGGGCGATACGCCTGGCGGAGCGGCTGGGCGAGGAGCGGGAGCCCGGCGTGTGGCGGCCGGTGGTGCGGCGGATCGCCTGGCAGCTCGCGCAGCGGCCCAGCATCGTGCATCTCAAGCCGCAGTTCGAGAAGCACGTACCCGTGTCCCTGGACGATCCGGGCACCGAGGTGCGGGCCTGTCTGCTGTACGAGATGGCGTTGCGCTTCGGCCTGGGACGCCGTCACGACGAGGTCTACGTCGCCTACGGCGAGGCGCTGCGTATCCTCGGGCATCCGCTGGCCTGGCTGCCGCTGGGCTCGCTGTACTTCGAGAGCCGGTTGCGCCGGGGGGCGTCCATGGAGGGGCTCATGCTCGGCTCCCGCACTCCGGAGCAGTTGCGGCTCGCCTACCCAGAGCCCCCTCCCACCGACGGCGGTGCCCGCGCCGGCCGCACGGCCCGGCGGGTGCCGGACGAGACGCGCGCCGCGGCGGCCACCGAGGCGTTCGCTCCGCTCGGCCAGTACGAGGCGGCGTTCTACACGCTGCCCGAGCCGCTCGACCCGGCCGACTTCAACGCCGCGCTGCTCGCCGAACTCGACGCCGAGTGCCTGGAAGCCGTCACGAGCGACACGATCACCGCGGTGCACACCACCGCCGACGATCTCGCGGACGACTTCTTCACGGCCGCCTTCGGCGGCGGCCTGTGGACCGAGCCCCTGCACGGCGCCTACGCCCGGCTGCTCACCTGGCGCAGCCTGTACGCCGTTATGGACCTCGACACCGGGGCCTCGCACTACGACGCCGTACGTCTGGCCTCCGACCATCGCTGGCTCCGCTTCGCCCTGTCCCGGTACACCGCCAACCGGTGGTTCCACGGCGACTTCACGGACGCCGGTTTCGCCTGCCTCGACCCCACCCGCACCCGCGTCGCCGTGATCGCGGTGACCGAGACGGACTGA